In Nitrospira sp., the following proteins share a genomic window:
- a CDS encoding PilZ domain-containing protein, giving the protein MVTRKFPRFPASISSTLVQRDRLKYNAALRDVSLKGCRVESVIRPFTGMQLEVSLQLPGEASPIIISNAAVRWTGSHGIGIEFLTIAPPQLERLNQLITKLSSATHAA; this is encoded by the coding sequence ATGGTGACACGGAAGTTTCCCCGATTCCCGGCCTCCATCTCGAGCACGCTCGTCCAGCGGGATCGATTGAAGTATAACGCCGCGCTCCGCGATGTCTCCCTCAAAGGCTGCCGGGTCGAAAGCGTCATCAGACCGTTTACGGGCATGCAATTGGAGGTCTCACTGCAACTCCCCGGAGAAGCCTCCCCGATCATCATTTCCAATGCCGCGGTCCGCTGGACCGGCTCGCACGGTATCGGCATCGAATTCCTCACGATCGCGCCCCCGCAACTCGAGCGCCTCAATCAACTGATCACCAAACTCTCGTCCGCCACGCACGCCGCCTAG
- a CDS encoding type II toxin-antitoxin system RelE/ParE family toxin — protein MAWFRLAFRPTVIQDLTQVDPAMAQRLFDKTKWIASNVDNLRHEPVAPNLPGLSKYAVGDWRIFYTIDRADSLVDIHAIAPRARLR, from the coding sequence ATGGCCTGGTTTCGCCTCGCCTTCCGACCGACCGTCATCCAGGACCTGACGCAGGTTGATCCCGCCATGGCCCAACGGCTCTTCGACAAAACCAAATGGATCGCGTCAAACGTGGACAACCTGCGCCATGAACCGGTCGCGCCGAATCTGCCGGGCCTGTCGAAATACGCTGTCGGGGATTGGCGGATTTTTTACACGATCGATCGCGCCGACTCGCTCGTAGACATCCACGCCATTGCGCCGCGCGCCCGGCTTCGGTAG
- a CDS encoding NUDIX hydrolase → MKFCSTCGAPVSQKIPAGDNVLRYVCDHCQAIHYHNPKIVAGCIPEWEGQILLCRRAIEPRLGLWTFPAGFMEIGETTEEAAARETKEEALADVEITALYAVLSMPHIGQVYMVFRGRMLTPEFGAGAESLEVRLFPRHAIPWDGMAFPVVAEALRRFVKDAAVGQFPLHLASVDDRMPPEPVPDL, encoded by the coding sequence GTGAAATTCTGCAGTACCTGCGGGGCCCCGGTCAGCCAAAAGATCCCAGCCGGCGACAATGTGCTGCGCTATGTGTGCGACCATTGTCAGGCTATTCATTACCACAATCCCAAGATTGTCGCTGGCTGTATTCCCGAATGGGAGGGGCAGATCCTGTTGTGTCGGCGTGCGATCGAGCCGCGGCTGGGGCTCTGGACGTTTCCGGCCGGATTTATGGAGATCGGGGAGACGACGGAAGAGGCGGCGGCCCGGGAGACGAAGGAAGAGGCGCTGGCGGATGTGGAGATTACGGCGTTGTACGCGGTGCTCAGTATGCCGCATATCGGGCAGGTGTACATGGTGTTCCGCGGGCGCATGCTGACCCCTGAGTTTGGAGCCGGCGCTGAAAGCCTGGAGGTGCGTTTGTTTCCCCGCCACGCGATTCCGTGGGATGGCATGGCCTTTCCAGTGGTCGCTGAAGCGCTTCGTCGGTTTGTGAAGGATGCTGCCGTGGGGCAATTCCCCCTGCATCTGGCGAGCGTCGATGATCGGATGCCGCCTGAGCCGGTTCCTGATTTGTGA
- a CDS encoding THUMP domain-containing protein: MDNTNYRCFAPCPRGLEALLQQELAALGATDLRPAEGGVGFSGGLATIYRANLESRMASRILLEVAHVPYRTEQDIYVAASALPWPQWFTPARTIKVKTSAQHCPLKSIDFVTLRIKDAVCDTFTKLKGARPSVHSNRPDIRIDAFLDATHLTLYLGTTGDSLFKRGFRESTVEAPLRENLAAGIVQLTGWNGTTPLLDPLCGGGTIPLEAAMLARRIAPGLGRRFAFELFSNFDQALWKTVQAQAQAKQLPAAPASIYASDRDVRAVQTAKDQFTRAGVANDIALTQMDLFDLTPPQEPGTIVMNPPYGVRLGTQADLDVFYPKLGSWLKTRCVGWRVYLFTGDLRAPKLIGLAPTKRTPLFNGAIECRLYEFLIVQGGARRRLTPPAQA, translated from the coding sequence ATGGATAACACAAACTACCGCTGCTTTGCACCCTGTCCGCGCGGCCTCGAAGCGTTGCTGCAACAGGAACTGGCCGCCCTCGGCGCCACCGACCTGCGCCCAGCCGAGGGAGGCGTCGGATTTTCCGGTGGTCTCGCCACCATCTACCGGGCCAATCTGGAAAGTCGCATGGCCAGCCGTATACTGCTGGAAGTCGCGCACGTCCCGTATCGCACCGAACAAGATATCTACGTCGCAGCCTCCGCTCTCCCCTGGCCACAATGGTTCACCCCCGCGCGCACCATCAAAGTCAAAACCAGCGCACAGCACTGTCCGCTTAAAAGTATCGACTTCGTCACACTGCGCATTAAGGATGCCGTCTGTGACACCTTTACCAAGCTGAAAGGCGCTCGTCCCAGCGTACACTCCAACCGCCCGGACATCCGGATCGACGCCTTTCTCGATGCCACCCATCTCACGCTTTATCTCGGAACCACTGGGGACTCGCTCTTCAAGCGCGGCTTCCGCGAATCCACCGTCGAAGCCCCCTTGCGCGAGAATCTAGCCGCCGGCATCGTCCAGCTCACCGGCTGGAACGGAACCACCCCACTCCTCGATCCCCTCTGCGGCGGGGGGACCATTCCGCTCGAAGCGGCCATGCTTGCCAGGAGAATAGCCCCCGGACTGGGTCGGCGCTTCGCCTTTGAACTCTTCTCGAATTTCGACCAGGCACTCTGGAAAACGGTCCAGGCTCAGGCCCAAGCCAAACAATTGCCAGCGGCTCCGGCCTCCATCTATGCATCAGATCGAGACGTGCGCGCCGTGCAAACCGCCAAGGATCAGTTCACCCGCGCCGGAGTCGCCAATGACATCGCACTCACCCAAATGGATTTGTTCGATCTCACTCCACCGCAAGAGCCCGGCACCATCGTCATGAATCCCCCCTATGGCGTCCGACTCGGCACTCAAGCCGATCTGGATGTGTTTTATCCCAAACTGGGCTCCTGGCTGAAAACCCGGTGCGTCGGCTGGCGCGTGTATCTCTTCACCGGAGACCTTCGGGCTCCGAAGCTCATCGGCCTGGCTCCCACCAAACGCACGCCCCTCTTCAACGGCGCCATCGAATGCCGCCTCTACGAATTCCTCATCGTCCAAGGCGGCGCCAGAAGGCGGCTTACCCCGCCCGCACAGGCTTAA
- a CDS encoding PilZ domain-containing protein — MQPRCRTRIPVGYPANIQTDSGTGEGVLLDLSPTGCRMRSDIDLNAGAYLALEIAVAQEPTPLGVEVSVVRWCKDGYLGVEFLRYSQGVRERVTDLVAVTPRADRLGHSGFAAQALRAAASEAFLSA, encoded by the coding sequence ATGCAACCACGATGTCGCACTCGAATCCCCGTCGGCTACCCGGCGAATATCCAAACCGATAGCGGGACCGGCGAAGGAGTCCTCCTCGACCTCTCGCCCACCGGCTGCAGAATGAGGAGCGACATCGACCTGAATGCCGGAGCCTATCTCGCGCTCGAGATTGCCGTGGCGCAGGAGCCCACCCCGCTGGGGGTGGAAGTCTCTGTCGTACGCTGGTGTAAAGACGGCTACCTAGGCGTGGAGTTTCTTCGATACAGTCAGGGGGTCCGGGAACGAGTCACAGATCTTGTCGCCGTCACACCGCGGGCCGATCGCCTTGGCCATTCCGGCTTTGCCGCCCAGGCCCTCCGCGCTGCCGCGTCCGAAGCTTTCCTGTCAGCCTGA
- a CDS encoding multidrug efflux RND transporter permease subunit, protein MNISAPFIHRPVATTLLTIGVTLVGLVAFRFLPVASLPQVEFPTINVSATLPGGSPETMATSVAAPLEHQFTRIAGVTEMTSTSMLGSANITLQFDLSRNIDGAARDVQAAIMAARSELPTTLPNSPTYRKINPADAPILILSLTSDLVSRGRMYDVASSVLQQKLSQIDGVGQVTVGGGSLPAIRVDLNPTALNSYGIGLGDVRRMLSSTNVNRPKGQLSDGQRTWEVRANDQLHTVEDYLPLIVSYREGRAVRLSDVATVEQSVEDLRTSGVANGVPAVLIIINRQPGANIIETVDRVRALLPQLEASIPGSMTLKVVVDRTPVIRASLHDVERTLAISVCLVILVVFVFLRDVRATLIPCVAVPVSLISTFGVMYLFDYSLDNLSLMALTIATGFVVDDAIVVLENISRYREQGMDPMQAALRGAREITFTVLSMTISLVAVFLPILFMGGMMGRLFLEFAVTLSVAILVSLVVSLTTTPMMCARVLKADTGRAHGRLYRISERFFEGLRSGYAGSLGWVLRHPRSMLVVTLATMAFSIYLYTIVPKGFFPQQDTGRMFGNIQAAQDISFQAMRQKLTEVVEIIKSDPAVDTVTGFSGGGVSGNTNAGRMFISLKPLEERELSVDQVIARLRPKLAKVTGAPTVLQAIQDLRIGGRASSAQYQYTLQSVDLAELNTWAPKVERQLRTLPEITDVNSDQQDKGLQSLVVFDRSTASRLGISPQLIDDTLYDAFGQRQVSIMYTPLNQYHVVMEVAPQYWQNPSTLQEIYVRSPAGAQVPLSAVTRYEPTNTLLLVNHQGQFPGVTLSFNMAPGASLGDAVAAIDKATREMGLPAGVRGTFQGAAKAFQASVDNQPFLILAALVTVYIVLGILYESYIHPLTILSTLPSAGVGALLALLLFKTELSMIALIGIILLIGIVKKNAIMMIDFALDAERKNGKTPEAAIYEACLLRFRPIMMTTLAALFGALPLALGTGVGSELRRPLGIAIVGGLLVSQLPTLYTTPVIYLYLDRLRLRFMRVRTGRRTDEPLSPDNPVPEVPR, encoded by the coding sequence GTGAATATCTCGGCGCCGTTCATTCACCGTCCGGTTGCCACCACGTTGTTGACCATCGGGGTCACGCTCGTCGGTCTCGTCGCGTTCCGCTTCCTGCCCGTCGCCTCGCTCCCGCAAGTCGAGTTCCCGACCATCAATGTCTCGGCCACGTTGCCGGGCGGCAGCCCGGAAACCATGGCCACCTCGGTGGCGGCTCCGCTGGAACATCAGTTCACGCGCATCGCCGGTGTGACGGAGATGACTTCCACGAGCATGCTGGGGTCCGCGAATATCACGCTGCAATTCGACCTGAGCCGCAATATCGACGGTGCCGCGCGCGACGTGCAGGCCGCCATCATGGCGGCGCGGAGCGAACTGCCGACGACCCTTCCGAACAGCCCGACGTACCGGAAGATCAATCCGGCCGATGCGCCGATCCTGATCCTGTCGCTGACATCCGATCTGGTCAGCCGGGGCCGCATGTATGATGTGGCGTCCAGCGTGCTTCAGCAGAAACTCTCGCAGATCGACGGGGTGGGGCAGGTCACGGTGGGCGGCGGGTCGCTCCCCGCGATCCGCGTCGATCTGAATCCCACGGCGTTGAACAGTTATGGGATCGGACTCGGCGACGTCCGCCGGATGTTGAGCAGCACCAACGTGAATCGTCCCAAGGGCCAGTTGTCCGACGGGCAGCGGACCTGGGAGGTGCGGGCCAACGATCAGCTCCATACGGTGGAGGATTATCTACCGTTGATCGTGAGCTATCGGGAGGGGCGGGCGGTGCGGCTTTCGGACGTGGCGACGGTCGAACAGTCGGTGGAGGATCTGCGCACGAGCGGCGTCGCGAACGGCGTTCCAGCGGTGCTCATCATCATCAACCGGCAGCCGGGCGCCAACATCATCGAGACGGTCGACCGCGTCCGGGCGTTGCTCCCTCAATTGGAGGCGTCGATTCCCGGGAGCATGACGTTGAAGGTCGTGGTGGACCGCACTCCGGTCATTCGCGCCTCGCTGCACGACGTCGAACGGACGCTCGCGATTTCCGTCTGTCTTGTGATCCTGGTGGTCTTTGTGTTTTTGCGAGATGTCCGGGCCACGCTGATTCCCTGCGTGGCGGTGCCGGTCTCGCTGATCAGCACGTTCGGCGTGATGTATCTCTTCGACTATAGCCTCGACAATCTCTCGCTGATGGCGCTCACGATCGCGACGGGGTTTGTGGTGGACGATGCCATCGTCGTGCTGGAAAACATCAGCCGGTATCGGGAGCAGGGCATGGATCCGATGCAGGCGGCGCTGCGCGGCGCGCGCGAGATCACGTTTACCGTGCTGTCGATGACCATCTCGCTCGTGGCCGTTTTCCTCCCGATTCTCTTCATGGGCGGCATGATGGGACGGCTGTTCCTGGAGTTTGCCGTCACGCTCTCCGTGGCGATTCTCGTCTCGCTGGTCGTCTCGCTGACCACCACGCCGATGATGTGCGCCCGCGTACTCAAAGCGGATACCGGCAGGGCCCATGGAAGACTGTACCGGATCAGCGAACGGTTCTTTGAGGGGCTGCGCAGCGGCTATGCCGGCAGTCTCGGCTGGGTGCTCCGCCATCCGCGCAGCATGCTCGTGGTGACGCTGGCGACGATGGCGTTCAGCATCTATCTCTATACCATCGTGCCCAAGGGCTTCTTCCCCCAGCAGGATACGGGCCGCATGTTCGGGAACATTCAGGCCGCCCAGGACATCTCATTTCAGGCCATGCGGCAGAAACTCACCGAGGTCGTCGAGATTATCAAGAGCGATCCAGCCGTCGACACGGTCACGGGATTCAGCGGCGGAGGAGTCAGCGGGAATACCAATGCCGGCCGTATGTTCATCTCGCTGAAACCGCTCGAAGAGCGGGAGCTCAGCGTGGATCAGGTGATCGCCCGGCTGCGTCCCAAGCTGGCCAAGGTGACGGGTGCGCCGACGGTGCTGCAGGCCATTCAGGACCTGCGAATCGGCGGGCGCGCCAGCAGCGCGCAATATCAGTACACATTGCAAAGCGTGGATCTCGCCGAGCTGAACACCTGGGCGCCCAAGGTCGAGCGTCAGTTGCGCACGCTGCCGGAAATCACCGACGTGAACAGCGATCAGCAGGACAAGGGGCTGCAATCCCTCGTGGTGTTCGATCGCAGCACGGCTTCCCGGCTGGGGATCAGTCCCCAGCTGATTGACGATACGCTTTACGATGCATTCGGCCAGCGGCAGGTCTCCATCATGTATACGCCGCTCAACCAGTATCACGTCGTGATGGAGGTGGCCCCGCAATATTGGCAGAACCCCTCGACGCTGCAGGAAATCTATGTGCGATCGCCGGCGGGGGCGCAGGTGCCGCTCAGTGCCGTGACGCGTTACGAACCGACAAACACGCTGCTCCTCGTCAACCATCAGGGGCAGTTCCCTGGCGTGACGCTGTCTTTCAATATGGCTCCGGGAGCGTCGTTGGGCGATGCGGTCGCGGCGATCGACAAGGCGACGCGGGAGATGGGGCTTCCGGCCGGCGTCCGGGGGACCTTTCAGGGCGCGGCCAAAGCGTTTCAGGCGTCCGTCGACAACCAGCCCTTTCTCATTCTTGCCGCGCTGGTGACGGTCTACATCGTGTTGGGGATTCTCTATGAGAGTTACATCCATCCCTTGACGATCCTCTCCACGCTGCCGTCCGCGGGAGTGGGCGCGCTGCTCGCGTTGCTCCTGTTTAAGACGGAGCTGAGCATGATCGCGCTAATCGGGATCATTCTATTGATCGGCATCGTGAAGAAGAACGCCATCATGATGATCGACTTCGCGCTGGACGCGGAGCGCAAGAATGGCAAAACGCCGGAGGCGGCGATCTATGAAGCCTGTCTGTTGCGGTTCAGGCCGATCATGATGACCACGCTGGCGGCCCTCTTCGGCGCCCTGCCTTTGGCGCTGGGGACGGGCGTCGGGTCGGAATTGCGCCGGCCGTTGGGTATCGCCATCGTCGGCGGGCTCCTCGTGAGCCAGTTGCCCACGCTCTACACGACGCCGGTGATTTATCTTTACCTCGATCGATTGCGGCTGCGGTTCATGCGTGTGCGCACCGGCCGCCGGACGGACGAGCCGCTGTCTCCGGACAATCCTGTGCCGGAAGTTCCCCGCTAA